From the Candidatus Saccharimonadaceae bacterium ML1 genome, one window contains:
- a CDS encoding Fibronectin type-III domain-containing protein translates to MRKIHAILEALYWRDVTSLYIKPTWQRRLPAVGVGVAMFTVLAFGIVRLMDGFLVSALAVRAVQVSGGSYHSLALSSSGAVYAWGWNGSGQLGNGTTADSHIPVAVKVVGTPMAGKNITQISAGGSFNDGHSLARASDGTVYAWGRGVYGQLGNGTTTDSNVPVAVKTVGTPMAAKTITQISAGAGHSLALASDGTVYAWGQNTYGQLGNNVTTNSSSPVAVQTTGTPMAGKSIVNIAAGGYHSLALADDGTVYAWGYNPTGQLGNGATVDSRTPVAVKATGTPMAGKNIIKIAAGVHNSLALASDGTVYTWGRGEFGQLGNGTTTDSNIPVAVKTVGTPMASKTIIGISGGPAYMLAVDSNGKVYGWGRNANGQLGSLSHTDSSVPVASQIPAGKSIIQVSAGGWDGSHSLALTHDNIVYGRGRNSNGQLGNNSTSDSLAAVVAQLNLMDTPSTPTQVVVEPGNAKATISWQSPVVTGGKSIVGYVLRYRTIGAVDWTTVDVAATVTSHAITGLTNDQIYQTQVAAKTATGTGDFSSIVLATPHAKPTITNVSPAIGPVAGGQNVTITGTNFMPKGKKIVQTANGSGYSLALASDGTVYAWGQNNYGQLGNGTTTDSNVPVAVKTVGTPMEGKKIIQVSTKVWYSLALASDGTVYAWGLNGSGQLGDGTITHSSTPVAVKTIGTPMEGKTIVGIAAGASHSLALASDGKIYVWGGNAYGQFGNGVTTTSSVVPVAVKTVGTPMDNKKIIQIHAGYYHSLALASDGTVYAWGQNTYGQLGNNTMINANAPVSVQTIGTPMAGKIIIQLAAGNSQSVALASDGTIYAWGWNMYGQLGNGTTVDTRIPVAVKVTGTPMAGKVIAQVAASNAHTLAVASDGTVYDWGWNQYGQLGNNTTTNSSVPVAVQTTGTPMVGKVISQVTSGGSANSLALASDGTMYTWGWGQHGQLGNGTIGTDAKTPLAVSTTPPSALAPSAPKVTFDGIEATNVTIVNSTTITATTPAHAAGLVDVAIDLGDGDELYKAVKTSSYRYATVPDVPTNLATAPLDNAVRLTWTAPANNGGTPITDYVIQYSADGGITWSTYSHIASTSTTVTIPFLTPTTYTFRVAAVNAIGMGAYSATATGQIRYITLSAPTSVDIAVTPAGGTKMSSKSANVLVATNAATGYKLSLSTQNANRNLTNGSQTIMPTAGTQTAPATLSGSAWGYRVNGIGNFGSTTTAENNVASSAYTWAGVPDHTAPHVIRTTAIANPTAETTTVWYGVSATGSQQSGIYTATVTYTAINN, encoded by the coding sequence AATACATGCTATACTGGAGGCTTTGTATTGGCGTGATGTTACTAGTTTGTATATAAAGCCAACGTGGCAACGTCGGTTACCAGCTGTAGGCGTTGGTGTGGCAATGTTTACTGTTTTAGCTTTTGGCATAGTGCGATTAATGGATGGCTTTCTTGTCAGTGCATTGGCAGTCCGCGCCGTACAAGTATCAGGCGGTAGCTATCATTCGCTCGCTTTGTCCTCTAGCGGCGCAGTGTATGCGTGGGGATGGAATGGATCTGGCCAACTCGGTAATGGCACAACGGCTGATTCGCATATTCCCGTTGCGGTCAAGGTAGTCGGTACTCCTATGGCGGGTAAGAATATTACGCAGATTTCTGCCGGTGGTTCTTTCAACGACGGACACTCTTTAGCACGTGCGTCGGATGGTACCGTTTACGCATGGGGTCGTGGTGTCTATGGTCAGCTTGGCAATGGTACAACAACTGATTCCAATGTTCCGGTTGCTGTAAAAACCGTTGGAACACCAATGGCAGCTAAGACAATTACGCAAATATCTGCTGGCGCAGGACATTCTCTTGCGCTTGCTTCTGATGGGACGGTGTATGCATGGGGCCAAAATACCTACGGCCAGTTGGGTAATAATGTAACGACTAATTCATCTAGTCCCGTCGCCGTACAAACAACTGGAACGCCTATGGCAGGTAAGAGTATCGTGAACATTGCAGCCGGCGGTTACCACTCTCTTGCGCTCGCCGATGACGGCACGGTATACGCATGGGGATATAATCCTACTGGTCAGCTTGGTAATGGCGCAACAGTTGATTCACGTACTCCAGTTGCAGTTAAGGCAACCGGCACGCCAATGGCGGGTAAAAATATTATTAAGATAGCTGCTGGTGTTCACAATTCTCTCGCTCTTGCCTCTGACGGCACCGTCTATACATGGGGTAGGGGTGAGTTTGGGCAACTTGGTAATGGCACAACAACCGATTCCAATATTCCGGTTGCCGTAAAAACCGTTGGAACACCGATGGCTAGTAAAACGATTATTGGTATATCAGGTGGTCCTGCGTATATGCTCGCTGTAGATTCTAATGGTAAGGTGTATGGATGGGGTCGTAATGCAAATGGCCAGCTTGGTAGCCTGTCGCATACCGATTCTTCCGTTCCTGTCGCGTCTCAGATTCCGGCTGGCAAAAGTATTATCCAAGTTTCTGCTGGTGGTTGGGATGGCAGCCACTCGTTAGCACTTACTCATGATAATATCGTTTACGGACGAGGACGCAACAGTAATGGTCAGCTGGGCAATAACTCTACCTCTGACTCTTTAGCGGCGGTTGTCGCTCAGCTTAATCTTATGGACACGCCATCTACACCAACACAAGTCGTAGTTGAGCCGGGTAATGCCAAAGCTACCATTTCTTGGCAATCGCCAGTCGTTACAGGTGGAAAAAGTATAGTGGGCTATGTATTGCGGTATCGAACAATTGGTGCGGTAGACTGGACGACTGTTGATGTTGCAGCAACTGTAACGTCGCACGCGATAACTGGTCTAACAAACGACCAAATATATCAAACGCAAGTGGCGGCTAAGACTGCTACTGGGACAGGAGATTTTAGCAGTATCGTTCTCGCGACGCCACATGCCAAACCGACCATAACCAATGTCTCGCCAGCGATTGGTCCGGTTGCGGGCGGACAAAATGTGACGATCACTGGCACTAACTTTATGCCGAAAGGTAAAAAAATTGTACAGACAGCGAATGGCAGCGGGTACTCTCTTGCGCTCGCCTCTGATGGGACAGTATATGCATGGGGACAAAACAATTATGGTCAGCTTGGCAATGGTACAACAACTGATTCCAATGTTCCGGTTGCTGTAAAAACCGTTGGAACACCAATGGAAGGTAAGAAGATTATCCAAGTATCAACAAAGGTTTGGTACTCTCTTGCGCTCGCCTCTGATGGGACAGTATATGCATGGGGACTTAATGGTTCGGGCCAGTTGGGTGATGGCACCATAACGCATTCCAGTACTCCGGTTGCCGTCAAGACCATCGGCACGCCGATGGAGGGTAAAACGATTGTAGGGATTGCAGCTGGCGCTTCTCATTCATTAGCCTTAGCTTCTGACGGAAAAATCTATGTTTGGGGCGGCAACGCGTACGGTCAGTTTGGTAATGGTGTTACTACCACCAGCTCTGTTGTCCCCGTTGCTGTAAAAACCGTTGGTACGCCGATGGATAATAAGAAAATCATCCAGATTCATGCAGGATACTATCATTCGCTAGCTCTTGCTTCTGACGGTACGGTGTATGCGTGGGGTCAAAATACCTACGGTCAGTTGGGCAACAACACAATGATTAATGCTAATGCTCCAGTGTCTGTTCAGACTATCGGTACGCCTATGGCAGGTAAAATCATTATCCAGCTAGCAGCAGGAAACTCTCAGTCTGTGGCTCTTGCTTCTGACGGTACGATCTACGCTTGGGGCTGGAATATGTATGGTCAGCTTGGTAATGGTACGACAGTTGATACACGTATTCCAGTTGCAGTTAAGGTAACCGGCACGCCAATGGCGGGTAAGGTGATTGCACAGGTTGCGGCGAGTAACGCTCATACACTAGCTGTGGCGAGCGATGGTACGGTCTACGATTGGGGTTGGAATCAATACGGTCAACTTGGCAATAATACGACAACTAACTCAAGCGTTCCGGTTGCCGTTCAAACTACTGGTACGCCAATGGTGGGTAAAGTGATTTCACAGGTTACATCTGGCGGTAGCGCTAATTCATTGGCACTGGCCTCTGATGGCACGATGTACACCTGGGGCTGGGGTCAACATGGGCAGCTCGGCAACGGCACTATCGGTACAGATGCAAAAACTCCCCTCGCCGTCAGTACAACTCCTCCCTCTGCGCTCGCTCCTTCCGCGCCGAAAGTTACTTTCGACGGCATTGAAGCGACGAATGTCACAATTGTAAACAGCACAACTATCACTGCAACAACGCCGGCGCATGCGGCAGGTTTGGTTGATGTGGCGATTGATCTCGGCGACGGCGATGAGCTGTATAAAGCTGTCAAAACGAGTAGCTATCGTTATGCGACAGTACCGGATGTGCCGACAAACCTCGCAACCGCGCCGCTTGACAACGCCGTTCGTCTAACCTGGACGGCGCCGGCGAACAACGGCGGCACCCCAATCACTGACTACGTTATTCAATATTCAGCCGATGGCGGTATTACCTGGTCGACCTACAGCCACATTGCATCCACGAGCACTACTGTCACGATTCCATTCCTCACACCCACGACCTACACATTCCGCGTAGCAGCAGTAAACGCTATCGGTATGGGCGCATATTCAGCTACGGCAACTGGACAGATTCGCTATATTACCTTATCGGCACCGACTTCGGTTGATATCGCTGTCACGCCAGCGGGCGGTACGAAAATGTCGAGTAAATCGGCAAATGTTCTTGTTGCGACTAACGCTGCTACCGGCTACAAGCTTTCCTTATCAACGCAAAACGCTAATCGCAATCTCACCAACGGCTCGCAAACCATCATGCCAACAGCAGGCACGCAAACTGCCCCTGCTACGCTTAGCGGTTCGGCTTGGGGCTACCGCGTAAACGGTATAGGTAATTTCGGCAGCACGACAACCGCCGAAAATAATGTTGCTTCTTCGGCGTACACCTGGGCGGGCGTACCAGATCACACCGCGCCGCACGTCATTCGCACTACTGCTATCGCTAACCCAACTGCCGAAACGACCACCGTTTGGTACGGCGTCAGTGCTACCGGTTCGCAGCAGAGCGGCATTTACACAGCAACCGTAACCTATACGGCTATCAATAATTAG
- a CDS encoding Fibronectin type-III domain-containing protein — MAACTGTVSYLAVNRQANAASAPSSPTNVSLSAGNASITVSWHSPISLGGGSLTNYIIEHRALGAGSWTTNNAAPTATSYTISGLTNDHKYQVRIAAKTASGTSPYAPILLAIPHAAPTISHVNPAADVTPGQTIAIQGSGFLPKGKTIVQVAGSEETSLALASDGTVYAWGENQYGQLGNGTNTDSNIPVAVKTTGTPMEENRLYKLPPVDGLLSPSPRTAQYIAGALTMAVSLATAQQITPTSPSP; from the coding sequence ATGGCTGCCTGTACCGGTACGGTAAGCTATCTTGCTGTCAACCGCCAAGCAAACGCCGCTTCCGCGCCGTCATCTCCGACCAACGTCTCGCTTAGTGCCGGCAACGCCAGCATCACCGTCTCATGGCATAGCCCAATATCCCTCGGCGGCGGCTCGCTCACAAACTACATCATCGAACACCGCGCCCTTGGCGCTGGCAGCTGGACAACTAACAATGCCGCGCCAACCGCTACCTCATATACCATCTCCGGCCTCACCAACGACCACAAGTACCAAGTACGCATTGCCGCTAAAACCGCCTCCGGCACAAGCCCTTATGCGCCAATCCTCCTCGCTATCCCGCACGCCGCGCCAACTATCTCTCACGTTAACCCGGCAGCAGATGTAACACCAGGCCAAACCATCGCCATACAGGGAAGCGGGTTTTTGCCGAAAGGGAAGACGATTGTGCAGGTAGCAGGCAGTGAGGAAACCTCTCTCGCTCTCGCTTCGGACGGTACCGTGTATGCATGGGGAGAAAATCAGTATGGGCAGCTTGGCAATGGCACGAATACCGATTCCAACATTCCCGTAGCCGTAAAGACCACCGGCACGCCAATGGAGGAAAACAGATTGTACAAATTGCCGCCGGTAGATGGTCTTCTTTCGCCCTCGCCTCGGACGGCACAGTATATAGCTGGGGCTTTAACGATGGCGGTCAGCTTGGCAACGGCACAGCAAATCACTCCAACGTCCCCGTCGCCGTGA
- a CDS encoding DUF916 domain-containing protein, which translates to MKYFGSWLKVLLLCGVFAAACSLAAPIPPAYAADNSSGDNVQLTLSPTSVHVDLRPGAAKTGEFKVVNSGSRPFTAKVYAAPYRVTDEDYNPAFTGGGAQTQISRWIKFSQNEYVLEPNQVVTIRYTINVPRDIPAAGQYAAIFAETTGDEDRGGTVITKKRVGMIVYGKTEGGNTRQSGELASIDTPWWQQQVPLTAKLRAKNSGNTDFTVKSKLIVKDFFSGATIHQTAETEHAVLPSTTRAIPLEWDGARVGLYNVELRIDMLGNSQTIQRTVLLMPAWMFAVVIILVLTLVGGVTYALVKKLRAKKKKIRLG; encoded by the coding sequence ATGAAGTACTTCGGAAGTTGGTTGAAAGTTTTGTTATTATGCGGCGTGTTCGCGGCGGCGTGCAGTTTAGCGGCGCCGATCCCGCCGGCGTATGCTGCCGACAATTCGTCGGGTGATAACGTCCAGCTAACGCTTTCGCCAACTTCTGTTCATGTTGATCTGCGTCCGGGCGCCGCTAAAACAGGTGAGTTCAAAGTCGTCAATAGCGGTTCGCGCCCATTTACCGCCAAAGTCTACGCTGCGCCTTACCGCGTGACCGACGAAGACTACAATCCGGCATTCACCGGCGGCGGCGCGCAAACGCAGATTTCCCGCTGGATTAAATTTTCGCAAAACGAATATGTACTTGAGCCAAACCAAGTCGTCACTATCCGCTACACTATCAATGTGCCGCGCGATATTCCAGCGGCGGGGCAGTATGCAGCGATTTTCGCCGAAACCACGGGCGACGAAGACCGCGGCGGCACTGTCATCACTAAAAAACGCGTCGGTATGATCGTCTATGGCAAAACCGAGGGCGGCAACACGCGTCAAAGCGGCGAGCTTGCTTCAATTGATACCCCATGGTGGCAGCAACAAGTGCCGCTTACAGCGAAGTTGCGTGCTAAAAACAGCGGTAACACTGATTTTACTGTCAAATCAAAGCTCATTGTTAAAGATTTCTTCAGCGGCGCAACCATTCATCAGACCGCCGAAACTGAACACGCTGTTCTGCCAAGTACTACGCGTGCGATTCCGCTTGAGTGGGACGGCGCACGCGTCGGGCTGTACAACGTCGAGCTCCGCATTGATATGCTCGGCAATTCCCAAACGATCCAGAGAACCGTATTGCTTATGCCTGCCTGGATGTTCGCGGTCGTTATTATACTAGTATTAACGCTTGTCGGAGGGGTAACGTATGCGCTTGTCAAAAAGCTGCGCGCCAAAAAGAAAAAGATTCGCTTGGGCTAG